The Acidobacteriota bacterium genomic sequence CCTGTCTTCATCATCATAGAGAAAGGAGAGTGTAACCCATGAATGGAAAACGAAACTTATTTGCTCGTCGGGAATTTTTTGGCAGTATGGTTGCCGGGGCAATGGGGACGGCGGCTCTGTGGGTGCCGGGTGTTTTCGCAGAGCAGTTGACACAGACCCCGCGACAAACCGAAGGCCCGTTTTATCCCGACCGTATGCCGTTGGATACCGATAACGATTTGTTAATGATTAATGACGCCATCACACCGGCAGTCGGCGCGATTACTTACCTGAGCGGGCGCATTCTTGACCGGCGCGGCGAACCCATTCGCGGCGCGGTTGTCGAAATCTGGCAAGTCGATAACCACGGCGCATACCTGCACACCGGCAGCGTCAATCGCGACAAACGCGACGCGAATTTTCAAGGGTTCGGGCGATTCGTGACCGGCTCAAGTGGCGATTATTATTTCCGCACCATCAAACCGGTGGCTTATCCGGGTCGCGCGCCGCATATACACTTTGCCGTCAAAGTGAAAGGGCAGGAAAAATTCACCACCCAATGCTATATCAAAGGCGAACCCCAGAATGAACGCGATGGTATTCTCCGAAACATTCGCGATGCGAAGGCGCGCGCCTCCGTCATCGTGGATTTCGCGCCGCTCAAACAATCGCGTATTGGTGAACTAGCCGCGCGTTTTGATATGGTGCTGGGGTTTACGCCGCCAAGTTGATATTGAAGATGATGGGTGACGGCTGCAAAAAAGAGACGTGAACGAGATGCTCGAACTGCCGATTAAACTACTGGATGAAGCGATGCCGTTGCCGCGTTATCAACGCGCAGGCGATGCCGGATTTGATTTGCACAGTCGCATTGATTTCGTTTTGAATGCGGGCGAACGCGCGGTGATTCCCACAGGAATTGCGCTGGCGATTCCCGTGGGTTTTGCGGGATTGGTGTTGCCGCGTAGCGGGCTTGCCGCCCGTCATGGTATTGCTCTGGTGAACGCGCCTGGACTGATTGATTCGGGTTATCGCGGCGAGATTGCGGTCATCATTTTGAACACCGATAAACGCGAACCGTTTCACATCAAACGCGGTGACCGCATTGCGCAACTGGTGATTCAGCGCGTCGAAGCCGTGCAGCTTTTGCGGGTTGACGAACTCGATGACACCCAGCGCGGCGCGGGCGGCTTTGGCAGCACCGGAAAAGAGTCTTGAATCTCGTCGGCGAAGCGTTTATGTTGAGCGTGTTGCGCCATTCATCTCTGCTCCTGCAACTTCGTCTTTCAGTTTGTGTACTCGTTTGCAATGCCTGAGTATAGCGGGTTTTCATAGAGCAATGATTACAGGTTTCAATACAGACGTTCGTTTCGACAATCAAATTTATCATGTGCAGACCGAAGACCGTGGGACGAAAGATAATCCTGTCCTTGAATCATTGGTTTATATCAACGGCGCAATTATTGCCAAAAAACTCACACCCTATGCGGAGATGTTGAAAGATGGCGCAACCGATTCGGCTATCGCATCGCTACTCAAACGACAACATCAAGTCATTATCGCTGCCATCAAAGCCGGACGGGTTGAAGATTTAATCAAACATTCAAACGGTCAGGCGCAGGATTTGGAGAAGGTTTTAGAGCCGCTGCCGCGACCCTTGCCAAAATCCGAACCGGAAAAAGAGAGACTGACCAAAGTGTCTGCGAGTCGCACCGGACAATTGCCGAAACCCGCGTCGCTTCCGAGCGGCAAATCTTCGGGCGCGCTTGGTAAAACCTCGGGCACGCTAAAATCCGGCAAACTGCCGAATCTTGCAGCCAAACTCGATTCGCAGCCCTTGAACACTGCGCCGGCGCAACCCGTGCAACGCAAACGGACGGGACCGTTGAAAACCGGCAGCCTCAACCTCGATGATTTGATTTCCGATTATCTCAAACGCAGTTCCGAACAAGACCGCCTGGAACTGAGCGTGCTCACGCCCAATGTTTTCGTTGCCGGTCGCGCCGTCAGTCTTCGCGTCGAAGTGAAACAGAATGGTCGCCTCGAAGCTGAAGCGATTGTCACTGTCAAAGTCATCGGCACAGCCTTCAAACCGCAGGTCTATATCGGGCGCACCAACACCGACGGCATTGCAACTTTTAATATCGCGCTGCCGGCTTTTACGTCGGGCACCGCAGCCATCGTCGTCGAAGCTCAATCGCGGCTCGGTCGCGGCGAATTGAAACATCTGATTCGTAAATCGTAAACCGGGATTCAGGATTCAGGATTCAGCGCGCAGTCGTTATAATGCGATGGCGCGCTGAATTTTTTGTTTACAGGAGACAAGCTTGAGAGTAACGGTCAACGGAGAAGCGAAGCAGATAGACGACGGTGTGACGGTTTCCGGTTTGCTCGCGATTCTGGAACTCAAACCCGAACGCCTGGCAATTGAACTCAATCGCCAGATCGTGCGCCGCGCCAACTGGGCGGAAACCGAACTTCACGACGGCGACCGCATCGAAATTGTCAATTTCGTAGGCGGCGGGTCGCTTGATTGATCAGGCTTGAATCCTGTCTAATAGATTACTTCCATGCCAATCCCCACGTTGAGAAACCGGGTTCAAACAATTCACGACCCGACAGGTTTAAAGCGTTTCTCAACGATGAAAGTGAATTATCGAAATCGAATACCTAAAGGAAGCTATCATGTCTGACAAACTGGTTATTGCAGGACGCGAATTCAATTCGCGATTGATTTTAGGCACCGGTAAATTTGCGAGCAATGAACTGATGGTCAAAGCTCACGAAGTATCGGGCACGGAAATGGTCACGGTTGCGGTGCGCCGCGTCAATCTCGCCGACCGTTCGCAAAAATCTTTTCTCGATTACATTGATACCAAAAAATATCAACTGTTGCCGAACACCGCAGGTTGTTACTCGTCCGAAGACGCGGTGCGCACGGCGATGCTGGCGCGTGAAGCTTTGGACACCAACTGGATCAAGCTGGAAGTCATCGGCGATGAGCGGACGCTGTTTCCCGATAATGAAGGGTTGATTCAGGCGACCAAAGCATTGGTCAAAGAAGGGTTCATCGTATTGCCGTATTTGAATGACGATTTGATAGTCGCCAAAAAATTGATTGACGCGGGAGCCTCGGCGATTATGCCGCTTGCCGCGCCGATTGGCTCAGGGCTTGGCATTCAAAATTTCACCAATCTGAAAATTTTGCGCGAGATGATTTCGGAAGTGCCGCTCATCGTTGATGCGGGCGTCGGAACGGCATCAGACGCGACGGTGGCGATGGAACTTGGGGTTGACGGCATTTTAATGAACACCGGTGTTGCCTGCGCGCGCGATGCGGTAGCGATGGCAGAAGCCATGAAACACGCGGTGATTGCCGGACGGTTGGCTTTTAAGGCAGGCAGAATTCCCAGGAAATTGTATGCGACGGCTTCGAGTCCCACGGAAGGCGTGATTGAATGACGCTTAAAAAGTAAAATCTTCCGCTCAAGAGTTGGTCTGGGGCAACCAATTCTTGAGGGAAGATGGACTCTTAAAGTTGAAATAGTTTTGGTAATTGGGTGAAGCAAGATTAGCGGTCTTGCCGGTCATGTTTTTGTTTATAGATGTTGTGGCTGGCGCGGTCCTGCATATTGTCCAAACGGTAACGTTCTTTCCAGGAAACGTGACCATCACGTTTAGCTTTCCATTCATACAACTGAATCGCCGCTTGCTGAGACTGCAATTTGAAGGCTTCGCGACCGGTGAGTTCACCGCTACGCGCGCCTTGACGAATGCGGCTCTGCTGTTCGTGTTGACGGTGGTTGACCACAGGGGTTTTCGCCATCGCGACGACGCTCACGCCTGACATTATGCTCATGGTTAATACAAAACTCATTATCTTTTTCATACTCGTGTTCTCCTTCTCACACATTCATTTTTATTTTTTTTGTACATCGAATCATCTTCGACATACGCGGGGTTAGAGTGTATGAAGTTTTCCAGAGTTTGAAATTTTTAAAATATTTTTTTGTGACCTGAGCGCACGAGAATTTGTTTTCAATGAACGCCCACATCGCGCAGTAAAAAATCACGCTGCAAATTGAGCCGATTGAGCGGATAAAACTTTTCAAATGAATCCGCCTGATCCGCCCCTTCCGCCAAATCCGCAGACAAAATTTCACCTGTCATTAGTGAACCTTTGAATTTCACAGCGGGTTTAACGGCATCGGTTTGCTTGAAGCCGCCAACTCACATCTTGCGCCTATTCTCAGGCAGACGTATGCTCTTTCGGCAAAATTCAAACACCTGGCATCACCAATCAAAGAGGGAACTTTATGAGCGCAACTGTCATGGAACTGCCCGATGCGTCGATTCCGTCGCCTGGCGTCGAAGCGCCGCCTGCAACCGAACGTTTGCTGTCTTTAGACGTGTTTCGCGGCATCACCATCGCCGGAATGATACTGGTCAACAATCCGGGCACCTGGAGCGCGATTTATGCGCCGCTCAAACACGCAGACTGGCACGGCTGGACGCCTACGGATTTGGTCTTTCCGTTTTTTCTGTTCATTGTTGGCGTGGCAATTAGCTATTCCATCGGCGGCAAGCGCGAACGCGGCGAACCGGCGAAAAAAATCACCCTCGGTATCGTTCGCCGTTCAGCGATTCTGTTCGGGCTGGGGCTGTTTTTAAATGGCTTTCCGTTTTATCCGTTGGAAAAAATAATCAACATCCGCATACCCGGCGTATTGCAGCGCATCGCGCTCTGTTTTCTATTCGCGAGTTTGCTTTATTTGAAAAACAACTGGCGCGGCATTGTGGCGTGGACGATTACGCTGCTTGTGGTTTACTGGCTGTTGATGCGCCTGGTTCCGGTTCCCGGTTTTGGGGCGGGCGATTATTCCGCCGACGGGAGTCTCACAGGTTACATCGATGTGCTGCTTCTGCGCGGGCATATTTATAAACCGACCTATGACCCCGAAGGGCTGCTGTCAACGCTACCGGCGATTGCCACGACGCTCACAGGGATACTGGCGGGTTACTGGTTGAAATCAACGGTGACCATGGCTGAGCGCGCGAATGGCTTATTGATTGTCGGAATGGGTTTGATTGGCGCGGGGAAGTTCGCGGATTTGTGGTTTCCGATAAATAAAAACCTCTGGACGAGTTCTTATGTGCTGTTTACTACCGGTGCGGCGTTGCTGTTTTTAGGCGTGGCTTACTGGTTGATTGACATCAAAGGTTACCGGCGTTGGGCGCGTCCGTTTATTATTTTCGGCTCGAATGCGATTGCGGTGTTTGTCGGTTCAGGGATACTTGCGAGAATCATGGCGTTGATAAAATTCACCGCTGCCGATGGGTCGCAAGTGGACTTAAAGACCTGGATTTATAAAACCCTTTTGGCTTCGTGGATAACCAACCCGTTGAATAGCTCGCTCATTTTTGCGGTTTGTTATATTTTGCTCTGGCTGATTCCCATGACGGTGCTTTATCGCAAAAAGATTTTCATAAAAGTTTAAAGGGCTTTGATAAGCAAATTGTTTCTGGGAGGTCTGCGACGAGAAGATAGAAAACCTGGCGAGCGGTTATTGACAACCGCGCGAACCCCGCATTAAGGTTGAGCGCGTCAGTGAGATGTTGGTTAAAGCTGATGTGTGAAAGTGAAGGGTTATTCGGGAGCATCCTGCCTCTGGTGCTAACGCGCTGATAAAATCCAAAAGCCATTGAAAAGCCTGACGAGCCGGTATGCGGTTGGCATCAGCCGTAAGCCCGCGTTTAGTTGGTCTGGTCGTTTATAAAGCGCTTTTTTGTTATAGTTGAGCCTCCCGACGCCCCCCGAAAAAAATCACTGAGAGATTTTGAGAATGAGATTTGCCGCCGCGCCGCGCGGTTTCCCGCAAGGGCTGACCCCTCGTCGGGAGCCGTGTGCCTGAATCGCGCTTGCGGGAGTCGCGCTCAAGTAAAGATTACCATCTGCAAAAAGCTTGCCGCTGAGGCGACATTTTCAAAATTAGGACTGCTAATGTTACGCGCGTTGATTTTTCGGACCCTGACAACCAATGTGCTGGTGATGACACTGGGATTGGTGAATTCGATTTTACTATCGCGTTGGCTCGGTCCAACCGGACGCGGAGAAATTGCTGCGGCAATGTTGTGGCCGACAATGCTCATTTACTTGAGCAGTTTTGGACTCATTGCCGCCTTGCTCTATTTTTCGGCGCTACCGGAAGCCGATACGCAACGGCTTTTTTCCAATGCGACGACCTTGGCGCTCGGACAAGGCGCATTGGCAATCGCTTTCGGTTTCCTGGCAATGCCTTTTTTATTGCGTAGTCAAACCGCTGATGTTGTCAACGCCAGCCGTTGGTATCTGCCGGTCATTCTATTATCGCTGGTGACGCAATATGGAACCAGCATATTGCAAGGGTGTATGCGAATAACGGCGTTTAACTGGCTGCGCTTGATTTTGCCTGTCGGGTATCTGGTTGGAACCCTCATTTTAATGAGTGTCAGAGCATTGAATCTGCGTCACATCATCTTCCTTCATTTGGCGCTCAATCTGATTGCTTTGATGGCGACCATAATAATGCTGTCGCAAAGCCATGTACGCCTGCGGCTACATCTTGATTTGGAACAGGCAAAACCGTTATTAAAGTACGGCGCAAAGGTTCACGTCGGTAATTTATCGGCGGTGGCGAATATGAATCTGGATCAGGCTCTGATGGCAGCCTGGTTGCCGGCAAATGCTCTGGGGTTGTATGTGGTGGCGGTGAGTGCCGCAAGTTTAATGCAGGTTTTCTCTCAGGCAGTGCAGATGGTTTCAACGCCGAGTATCACACAGAAGGGGTCGGTTGCTGAACAGTCAGCCGTGTTGCAGGGAATATTCCGGCGCTACTGGTTACTCAGTCTGCTTCTGGGCATGGGGATTGCGATGTTGCTGCCTCTTGCTATTCCTTTAGTTTTTGGGGCAAGCTTCAAAGCCTCGGTGCTGTCTGCGGAAATTCTCTTATGCGGAATGTTTTTTATCGGTGCAAAAGATGTGCTTGCCGGTGGTGCGCAGGCTTTAGGGAACCCTTGGTTGGGGAGTAAAGCGCAATTGATCGCGCTTATCGTCACAGTTGTGGCCCTCTATTTTCTGCTGCCGAGATGGGGAATTGTAGGCGCGGCAACGGCTACGGCAGCCGCTTACACGACGCAATTCATTATAGTTATTACTGACCTGCGCCGCATTCACGGCATCTCGCCGGTTGAACTTTTTCGGATTAAATCGCAGGAAGTCACTTCGATGTTCAATTTTTTTGGCGCGAAGAAGGTTGCATAGCTGACGCGCACCAAAATATTTTTGATAATGTGCTGCGGACAGACGCGATAAAGGACAATTAACATTCACTCTATGGAAAATGATTTTGTGCCGGATTACTTTGTTCATCAACGCGCGATAGTAGAGCCGGGAGCGACGATTGGCGCGCGAACGCGCATCTGGGCTTTTGCGCACATTCTGCCCGGCGCAGTGGTCGGCACAGATTGCAACATCTGCGATCACGTTTTTATTGAGAATCGCGTAAAGCTTGGCGACCGAGTGACGGTTAAATCGGGCGTGCAAATCTGGGATGAAATCGTTATCGAAGATGATGTTTTCATTGGCCCAAACGCAACGTTTACCAACGATAATTTTCCGCGCAGCAAACAGTATCCCGACGGTTATGCGAAAACCCTTATTCGTCGGGGCGCGTCAATCGGCGCCAATGCCACCATCCTTGCAGGCATTGTCGTCGGTGCCAACGCCATGATTGGCGCGGGCGCAGTCGTCACCAGAGACGTGCCACCCAATGCGATTGTCAAAGGCAATCCAGCGCGTATCACCGGTTATGTTTCATCAATCGTAAAAGGACATCTTGAGGTTTCCACCACCCGGCAATCACTAAAAGATTCGCGAATTCCCGGAGTGCGTATTTTAGAGATGCCATCGGTGATTGACTTGCGCGGCACCTTAACTTATGGCGAATATGAGCAACACCTGCCGTTTCTTCCCAAGCGTTATTTCATCATTTCTGAAGTGCCCGGAAAAGAGGTGCGCGGCGAACAAGCGCATCAAACATTGCGGCAGGTGTTGATTTGCGTGAAGGGTTCCTGTGCAGTGGTTGTGGATAATGGCGCGCATCGCGAAGAGTTTTTACTCGACAGTCCGGCTCTCGGTTTATACATTCCGCCAATGATTTGGATCACCCATTACAAATATTCTGAAGATGCCGCGTTGCTGGTTCTTGCCTCTGAGATTTATGACCCGGCTGACTATATCCGTGAATACACGGAATTCTTGAAAGCCGTGGGGCAATCCTGAAATGAAATGACGCAGCGCAATCAATTAGTCACCTTCGTGGTCTTTGCCTATAACCAGGAGCGTTTTATCGCAGAGGCGGTGCGCGGCGCGTTGAGTCAAACTTATTCACCGTTGGAAATCCTTTTTTCAGACGATTGCTCCACTGACCGAACCTTTGAAATCATTCAACAGGAAGTTTCAAACTATCGCGGGCAACATAAAATTATTATAAACCGCAATGCGCGCAATTTAGGATTTGGAACACATATCAATCGGGTGATGGAAATTGTCAATGGGCAACTGATTGTTGCCGCCGCCGGTGATGATGTTTCATTGCCTGAGCGTGTTGCTAAACTTTATACAGTTTATGAAAGCGCAAAAGGAAAAACCTTGGCATTATTTTCCAATGCCATCGTAATTGATGAAAGCGGCAATCAAGATAGCTTGTATTTGATTCCTCCCGATCCGAAGGCCTTGTCATTGGACTGGATGGCAAAGCGCGGCGGCGGGGCGCTGGGTTGCGCTCAAGCCTGGGACAGAAAAGTCTTCGAGTTGTTTGGGCAAATCGATGAAGCGGTAATTCATGAAGACCTGGTGATTCCGTTTCGTGCCGCGCTGGTTGGCAAAGTGGAATTTCTAAGTCAACCCCTGGTTTTGTACAGGCGACACACAGGCAATATTCACTTTAAAGAGGTCAATCAAGTAAAAGGCGCTGGGCAATTGCAAATGGCTTTGTTAAAACATACGAACAGTCTGATAGCGGTTTATAACACACGGCTAAGGGATATTGACACCGCGCAAAGACTTTTCCCTGAGCGTCGTCAAGCTTTATTAGGCGTTCATCAGCATACCTTGAAAGGTTCTCAAGAGGTACGCAATCATCAAGCCTTATTACTAAGCGATGACCCATTCAAACGCTTGGCGATTATCGCCAAAGCGATTATCCGGGGCACCCGATTCAGGGTTGTCGTTCGGTGGATTCTCACCTTCTTCTTTCCGCAACTTTATCTGTATTATCAGGAACGATTGAGAAACAAAACCCGTCGTCAAAGCAGGATGAGGGATTAAAGTTTTTATGAGTTGGTCAAGCATGGGTGGCGTTGGCCGTATGGAAAAAATTGCGTTCGTTATATGAGTTTTCCCGAAGGAATAAAGGCAATCAATCTGGGGTGCGGCACCAGTATTGCGCCCGGCTGGATTAACCTGGATAACTCACCCAATGCGCGGTTGGCGAAAGTTCCGGCGCTGCGCTGGTTGTTGTGGAAAGTCGGCATCCTTTCCGAGGCTCAGTATCGCATTCCTTGGTCGAAATCCATTATCATTCGTGATCTGCGAAAGCCGTTGCCGTTTGGTGACAATTCGATTGATTATGTTTATACGTCGCATTTTCTTGAGCATAACACGCGCCAAGCAGCGCGAAAATTATTATGCGAGGTTCATCGCGTTTTGAAACCCGGCGGCATCGCGCGCATCGTTGTGCCCGATTTGGCAAGCGGCGCGCGTCGCTACGTTGAAGCTTTAAACCACAACCCCAATGATGCAAATGCGGCAGCGGAATTTTTACAATGGATGCAACTGCTTCGTGTAGATGTCCGTGACCCGCATTTGTGGATGTACGATGCGCCATCATTAACTGCCCTGCTCAACCAGGTAGGGTTGGTGAATGTATTGATTTGCAAATACCAAAAAGGACGAGTGCCTGATTGTGAGGTTCTTGATAACCGCCCCGAAGAATCGCTCTACCTTGAAGCCGAAAAACCCGGTTGAAAAATTGGCACTACAGTTGAAACGCAATGATCTGCAAAATTGCTTATAGCAGATTTTTAAAGCGTTCAGCTTTAATTTCGACATGGAACCCTTTCGCAAAGCCGTTGTGGCGATGTCAAGCAATCGCGACCATTATCAACTGCCGCTTGCTCTATATGAAGGTGATGTGTTGGAAACCTTAGTCACAGATATGTATTTGCCTGCTGACCGGCAATGGTTTGATGGTTTGCTTGCGGCGCTATTGCCGCGCCGCTGGCTTGCCGCGAGATTTTGTGCCGGGCTGGATTCACGAAAAGTTCGTGTCCCTCTCAGAGCCTTTGGCACTGCGGCGCTTATGCAACTTGTGCAGACCGTCAGATTCAATCGCTATAAAGATCAGGTCTTGAGCAGGGAAGCCCGGCGATTGGCTTTGCAGACCGAGTCTGCATTATTTTGCTATAGCTATTATGCCTCTGAGGCATTTAAAGAGGGTAAAGAGCAATTACCTTACCGCATTATTTTTCAACTGCACCC encodes the following:
- a CDS encoding protocatechuate 3,4-dioxygenase, with translation MVAGAMGTAALWVPGVFAEQLTQTPRQTEGPFYPDRMPLDTDNDLLMINDAITPAVGAITYLSGRILDRRGEPIRGAVVEIWQVDNHGAYLHTGSVNRDKRDANFQGFGRFVTGSSGDYYFRTIKPVAYPGRAPHIHFAVKVKGQEKFTTQCYIKGEPQNERDGILRNIRDAKARASVIVDFAPLKQSRIGELAARFDMVLGFTPPS
- the dut gene encoding dUTP diphosphatase; the encoded protein is MNEMLELPIKLLDEAMPLPRYQRAGDAGFDLHSRIDFVLNAGERAVIPTGIALAIPVGFAGLVLPRSGLAARHGIALVNAPGLIDSGYRGEIAVIILNTDKREPFHIKRGDRIAQLVIQRVEAVQLLRVDELDDTQRGAGGFGSTGKES
- the thiS gene encoding sulfur carrier protein ThiS; its protein translation is MRVTVNGEAKQIDDGVTVSGLLAILELKPERLAIELNRQIVRRANWAETELHDGDRIEIVNFVGGGSLD
- a CDS encoding thiazole synthase — protein: MSDKLVIAGREFNSRLILGTGKFASNELMVKAHEVSGTEMVTVAVRRVNLADRSQKSFLDYIDTKKYQLLPNTAGCYSSEDAVRTAMLAREALDTNWIKLEVIGDERTLFPDNEGLIQATKALVKEGFIVLPYLNDDLIVAKKLIDAGASAIMPLAAPIGSGLGIQNFTNLKILREMISEVPLIVDAGVGTASDATVAMELGVDGILMNTGVACARDAVAMAEAMKHAVIAGRLAFKAGRIPRKLYATASSPTEGVIE
- a CDS encoding DUF5009 domain-containing protein, with product MSATVMELPDASIPSPGVEAPPATERLLSLDVFRGITIAGMILVNNPGTWSAIYAPLKHADWHGWTPTDLVFPFFLFIVGVAISYSIGGKRERGEPAKKITLGIVRRSAILFGLGLFLNGFPFYPLEKIINIRIPGVLQRIALCFLFASLLYLKNNWRGIVAWTITLLVVYWLLMRLVPVPGFGAGDYSADGSLTGYIDVLLLRGHIYKPTYDPEGLLSTLPAIATTLTGILAGYWLKSTVTMAERANGLLIVGMGLIGAGKFADLWFPINKNLWTSSYVLFTTGAALLFLGVAYWLIDIKGYRRWARPFIIFGSNAIAVFVGSGILARIMALIKFTAADGSQVDLKTWIYKTLLASWITNPLNSSLIFAVCYILLWLIPMTVLYRKKIFIKV
- a CDS encoding polysaccharide biosynthesis C-terminal domain-containing protein encodes the protein MLRALIFRTLTTNVLVMTLGLVNSILLSRWLGPTGRGEIAAAMLWPTMLIYLSSFGLIAALLYFSALPEADTQRLFSNATTLALGQGALAIAFGFLAMPFLLRSQTADVVNASRWYLPVILLSLVTQYGTSILQGCMRITAFNWLRLILPVGYLVGTLILMSVRALNLRHIIFLHLALNLIALMATIIMLSQSHVRLRLHLDLEQAKPLLKYGAKVHVGNLSAVANMNLDQALMAAWLPANALGLYVVAVSAASLMQVFSQAVQMVSTPSITQKGSVAEQSAVLQGIFRRYWLLSLLLGMGIAMLLPLAIPLVFGASFKASVLSAEILLCGMFFIGAKDVLAGGAQALGNPWLGSKAQLIALIVTVVALYFLLPRWGIVGAATATAAAYTTQFIIVITDLRRIHGISPVELFRIKSQEVTSMFNFFGAKKVA
- a CDS encoding WxcM-like domain-containing protein produces the protein MENDFVPDYFVHQRAIVEPGATIGARTRIWAFAHILPGAVVGTDCNICDHVFIENRVKLGDRVTVKSGVQIWDEIVIEDDVFIGPNATFTNDNFPRSKQYPDGYAKTLIRRGASIGANATILAGIVVGANAMIGAGAVVTRDVPPNAIVKGNPARITGYVSSIVKGHLEVSTTRQSLKDSRIPGVRILEMPSVIDLRGTLTYGEYEQHLPFLPKRYFIISEVPGKEVRGEQAHQTLRQVLICVKGSCAVVVDNGAHREEFLLDSPALGLYIPPMIWITHYKYSEDAALLVLASEIYDPADYIREYTEFLKAVGQS
- a CDS encoding glycosyltransferase, producing the protein MTQRNQLVTFVVFAYNQERFIAEAVRGALSQTYSPLEILFSDDCSTDRTFEIIQQEVSNYRGQHKIIINRNARNLGFGTHINRVMEIVNGQLIVAAAGDDVSLPERVAKLYTVYESAKGKTLALFSNAIVIDESGNQDSLYLIPPDPKALSLDWMAKRGGGALGCAQAWDRKVFELFGQIDEAVIHEDLVIPFRAALVGKVEFLSQPLVLYRRHTGNIHFKEVNQVKGAGQLQMALLKHTNSLIAVYNTRLRDIDTAQRLFPERRQALLGVHQHTLKGSQEVRNHQALLLSDDPFKRLAIIAKAIIRGTRFRVVVRWILTFFFPQLYLYYQERLRNKTRRQSRMRD
- a CDS encoding methyltransferase domain-containing protein, with the translated sequence MSFPEGIKAINLGCGTSIAPGWINLDNSPNARLAKVPALRWLLWKVGILSEAQYRIPWSKSIIIRDLRKPLPFGDNSIDYVYTSHFLEHNTRQAARKLLCEVHRVLKPGGIARIVVPDLASGARRYVEALNHNPNDANAAAEFLQWMQLLRVDVRDPHLWMYDAPSLTALLNQVGLVNVLICKYQKGRVPDCEVLDNRPEESLYLEAEKPG